A genome region from Fusarium musae strain F31 chromosome 5, whole genome shotgun sequence includes the following:
- a CDS encoding hypothetical protein (EggNog:ENOG41) — translation MSQITDESLREAIKQRLEATHVEVTDMSGGCGQAFNSVIVSPQFQGLNSLKRHRLVNAALKDEIAIIHAWTAKCQTPEEYAKTSAANDTAQA, via the exons ATGTCGCAAATCACAGACGAGTCTCTACGTGAGGCCATCAAGCAGCGCCTCGAGGCTACTCACGTTGAAGTCACAGACATGTCGG GCGGCTGTGGTCAAGCCTTCAACTCTGTCATCGTCTCTCCTCAATTCCAGGGCCTCAACTCTCTCAAGCGTCACCGCCTCGTCAACGCCGCCCTCAAGGACGAAATCGCCATTATCCACGCCTGGACCGCCAAGTGCCAGACACCGGAGGAGTACGCAAAGACGAGCGCAGCCAACGATACCGCGCAAGCGTAG
- a CDS encoding hypothetical protein (EggNog:ENOG41~BUSCO:EOG09263UQF), with protein MADNGAWGAWQVESSTFTKAVVAAMQKLYPEEIADKSWDNVGLLVGNSENDAKKTKKVLVTNDLTYQVAVDAIEQDVSVIVSYHPFIFGGLKSITNKDPQQATLLRLAKAGIAVYCPHTAVDAAPEGLNTWLADIVSGPHQSQRSVAISCSSAPSSHSGAGYGAIGHFDDAVSLSEIILRLAEKLGGLKHVMVASPVGADVKTTKISSFGVCAGSGYDVLKKAEVDLLVTGETSHHSALRAIQQGQTLVQVFHSNSERGYLQEVLRPKLEAAIKENVPEVEVVVSKYDKDPFTILDVNNLK; from the exons ATGGCCGACAATGGTGCTTGGGGCGCCTGGCAGGTTGAGTCTTCAACCTTCACAAAGGCAGTAGTTGCAGCTATGCAGAAGCTATACCCCGAGGAAATCGCAGACAAAAGCTGGGACAACGTTGGGCTCTTGGTAGGAAACTCAGAAAATGAtgccaagaagacaaagaaggTCTTGGTGACCAATGACCTGACCTACCAAGTCGCCGTTGATGCTATTGAGCAGGACGTTAGTGTCATTGTCAGCTATC ATCCCTTCATATTCGGAGGCCTCAagtccatcaccaacaaagaTCCTCAGCAAGCTACGCTTCTACGCCTTGCCAAGGCTGGTATTGCTGTCTACTGCCCTCACACTGCAGTCGATGCCGCTCCAGAAGGACTCAACACATGGCTGGCAGATATCGTTTCTGGCCCTCACCAAAGCCAACGCTCTGTCGCGATCTCCTGTAGCTCTGCTCCCTCTAGTCACTCTGGCGCAGGCTATGGAGCCATCGGCCACTTCGACGATGCTGTTTCTCTCTCCGAGATCATTCTTCGTCTGGCTGAGAAGCTCGGTGGCCTCAAGCATGTCATGGTAGCAAGCCCTGTTGGCGCTGATGTCAAGACTACCAAGATTAGCAGCTTTGGTGTTTGCGCTGGTAGCGGATACGATGTgctcaagaaggctgaggttgaTCTTTTGGTGACTGGCGAGACCAGCCATCACTCAGCTTTGAGAGCTATTCAACAGGGACAAACACTTGTCCAAGTCTTCCACAGCAATTCTGAAAGAGGATATCTTCAGGAAGTGCTTAGGCCCAAGTTGGAGGCTGCCATCAAGGAGAATGTTCCTGAGGTGGAGGTTGTTGTGAGCAAGTACGACAAGGATCCTTTTACTATCTTGGATGTCAATAATCTCAAATAG